From Anopheles funestus chromosome 3RL, idAnoFuneDA-416_04, whole genome shotgun sequence, a single genomic window includes:
- the LOC125767624 gene encoding mitotic spindle assembly checkpoint protein MAD1, translated as METTMDGEGCDETLTKCEMNSSTTMGSSRLSFENNISFELNRKKRRISGCEGTNDMMHEGNVSGDSFSSAATGYASTLVAQSPWETRRMKADLLEARSRVTFLKKEIEHLNTEMATTQLRNQHKISSLEEELAFNAQKVTDLEKHLQILRKREHVAKQDLTKTRNQYQQLKQTADSRQFELRQTLQKMEEKYHSDTRELNMEVRDLSTQVTDLEQQLSLVQVELDTTRELCDTLQGKADAYDQTKRELEDTQLRLAESESRVKTLEYEVGSYEDWRSLKKVSSERLANVNELQKENIRLTEQLKNLQDLIKNKLLLEEQVSSLQTRLEQFERKEAETASLEVRVNEIERELAEWRQLGNDYSPKEGLISPMSMRSHIEQILQKDLVLTNEQSSAETEKNHIQVRIDELQSENAKLNSRLADYKRAQEGLQSIVHRAQKKLNLVTGERDYLKQLLETYENDLTINHSVVVSEGDKKQLRARIDMLEKTLTGYKDLCHKQEAELQANKVMPDISFVLTSEQYEKLRKEIDELRTENERLNRRKEELEVEVHNMTLRAEIKRTSTIQSKVLRYVDSPAGQDIRAEHACKLKLMAEVERLKLHIQRLQEANQDLTECLHITDEAGNITARIKESVDLRMQLTELQSKYDQRKELYQQSSEDFRTVVNLLFGFKIDRISGSYFQLRSQYAESPDEYLNFALAPDGSVLTLLESDYAASLRELVETQFKTHNSVPVFLSSLTLELFNRTTMMVQYCGSE; from the exons ATGGAAACAACGATGGATGGTGAGGGATGTGATGAGACGCTCACAAAGTGCGAGATGAATTCGTCTACCACGATGGGTTCTAGCCGCCTTAGCTTCgaaaacaatatttctttCGAATTGA ATCGCAAGAAACGTCGCATTTCCGGATGCGAGGGAACCAACGATATGATGCACGAAGGTAATGTCAGCGGTGATTCCTTCTCGTCTGCTGCGACCGGGTACGCGTCTACTCTGGTCGCACAGAGCCCATGGGAAACTCGCCGTATGAAGGCGGATTTGCTGGAGGCACGATCAAGG GTAACGTTTCTGAAGAAAGAAATTGAACATCTCAACACGGAGATGGCAACGACGCAGCTCCGTAACCAGCACAAAATATCTTCGCTGGAAGAAGAACTAGCATTTAACGCGCAGAAGGTTACCGATCTCGAGAAACATTTGCAGATTTTACGCAAACGGGAGCACGTCGCAAAGCAGGATCTGACCAAAACGCGCAACCAGTACCAGCAGCTAAAGCAAACTGCGGACAGTCGGCAGTTTGAGCTGCGTCAGACGTTGCAGAAGATGGAGGAAAAGTATCATTCCGACACGCGAGAGCTTAATATGGAAGTTCGCGACCTTTCCACCCAGGTAACCGATCTCGAACAACAGCTGTCGTTAGTGCAGGTAGAGCTCGACACGACGCGAGAACTATGCGACACGCTGCAAGGCAAAGCGGACGCTTACGATCAAACGAAACGCGAATTGGAAGATACACAGCTCCGTCTGGCAGAGTCGGAATCGCGCGTAAAAACGCTCGAGTACGAGGTCGGCAGCTACGAGGACTGGAGAAGCCTGAAGAAGGTGTCCTCCGAACGGTTAGCGAACGTGaacgagctgcagaaggaaaacaTTCGGCTGACGGAGCAGTTGAAAAATTTGCaagatttgattaaaaataagcTGCTGCTTGAGGAGCAGGTGAGCAGCTTGCAGACCCGCCTGGAACAGTTCGAACGGAAAGAGGCCGAAACTGCTTCGCTGGAGGTGCGTGTGAATGAGATCGAACGGGAGCTTGCCGAGTGGCGCCAGCTTGGGAACGATTACTCACCCAAAGAGGGACTAATCAGCCCGATGTCGATGCGTAGCCACATCGAGCAGATACTCCAGAAGGATCTGGTGCTGACGAACGAACAATCATCGGCTGAGACGGAGAAGAACCACATTCAGGTGCGCATCGATGAGCTGCAGTCGGAGAACGCGAAGCTGAACAGTCGCTTGGCGGATTACAAACGAGCCCAGGAAGGTTTGCAAAGCATCGTACATCGGGCACAGAAGAAGCTAAATTTGGTTACCGGGGAACGGGACTATCTGAAGCAGTTGCTCGAAACCTACGAGAATGATTTAACCA TTAACCACTCCGTCGTAGTCAGTGAGGGTGACAAGAAACAACTAAGGGCACGTATCGATATGCTGGAAAAGACGTTGACCGGGTATAAGGACCTTTGTCACAAGCAAGAAGCGGAACTTCAAGCTAATAAAGTGATGCCCGATATca gtttcGTGCTGACATCGGAACAGTACGAGAAACTGCGCAAAGAAATTGACGAACTTCGGACGGAAAATGAACGATTGAACCGCCGCAAGGAAGAGCTCGAGGTGGAGGTCCACAACATGACGCTCCGGGCGGAGATTAAGCGTACGAGCACAATCCAATCAAAAGTACTCCGGTACGTCGATAGTCCGGCGGGGCAAGATATACGTGCCGAGCATGCCTGCAAGCTGAAGCTGATGGCCGAGGTCGAGCGACTGAAGCTCCACATACAGCGGCTCCAGGAGGCGAACCAAGACTTGACCGAGTGTCTGCACATCACGGACGAAGCGGGCAACATTACGGCGCGGATAAAGGAATCGGTCGATTTGCGGATGCAGCTGACCGAACTGCAGTCCAAGTACGACCAGCGGAAGGAGCTGTATCAGCAATCGTCGGAAGATTTTCGTACGGTGGTAAACCTGCTGTTTGGTTTCAAGATTGATCGGATTAGCGGTAGCTACTTCCAGCTGCGCAGCCAGTACGCGGAAAGTCCGGACGAGTATCTGAACTTTGCGCTCGCCCCGGACGGTAGTGTGCTGACGCTGCTCGAATCGGATTATGCAGCTTCGTTGCGCGAACTGGTCGAGACACAGTTCAAAACGCACAACTCGGTACCGGTGTTTCTGAGCTCGCTGACGCTCGAGCTGTTTAACCGAACCACCATGATGGTTCAATACTGCGGATCGGAGTAA